A genomic stretch from Penicillium digitatum chromosome 4, complete sequence includes:
- a CDS encoding Cytochrome P450, E-class, group I, whose product MTLAYFGLLQIPLFSLVAGAVVVTWLLAKTIQAFRRWKYARENGCQPPAHSVSHGLFGLGMAVEVAKAGPEHRFLELVRGWHRSYGPTFKARIVNRNFIFTVEPQNIQTILSLKFKDFGIGSSRIDALRPIMGRGIFGVDGSEWEHARALLRPNFSRTQINNTELYENYAAELIRQIPQDGSTIDLCPLFLKGTLDTTTEFLFGESAHSLREERSSAGAEFAKAFDIAGYVAAIRFRFGFLGKFYRRNEYIKSIQFIRAYTERFVQQTIDYRVAANSGREVDQDIKRLTESRYVFSYELSKQTLDKTNISDQLLSIMFAGRDTTASLLSIVFFILAREPDVWTKLRKEVLALDGRKPSFDDLKSMSYLTWVLNETLRMYPLVPFNIRQANRDTYIPVGGGPDGKSPVHIPKGHEIIFSVYTMHRNAEIYGSDADEFRPERWENIRPGWAYLPFSGGPRICIGQQFALTEAGYTITRIMQNFEKIETRDPDPWTEDLRSTLSNANGTKVALTPVQN is encoded by the exons ATGACACTAGCGTATTTTGGCCTCTTGCAGATTCCCCTTTTCAGTCTTGTTGCTGGGGCTGTCGTGGTTACTTGGTTGTTAGCGAAGACTATACAAGCCTTTCGCA GATGGAAATACGCTCGTGAAAACGGCTGTCAACCCCCAGCACACTCTGTATCCCACGGTTTGTTTGGTCTTGGCATGGCCGTGGAAGTAGCCAAAGCCGGCCCCGAGCATAGGTTTCTCGAACTTGTACGCGGCTGGCATCGAAGCTACGGTCCGACATTCAAGGCGAGAATCGTCAATCGAAATTTCATTTTCACAGTCGAACCACAGAACATCCAAACAATCCTGTCCTTGAAATTCAAAGACTTCGGGATAGGTTCGTCTCGAATAGACGCACTCCGTCCAATAATGGGCAGAGGCATCTTCGGCGTAGACGGTAGCGAGTGGGAACATGCACGGGCTCTCCTCAGGCCTAATTTCTCGCGCACTCAGATTAACAACACTGAGTTATATGAGAACTATGCTGCCGAGCTCATCAGGCAAATCCCGCAAGATGGGTCAACCATCGATTTGTGCCCGCTGTTTCTCAAAGGA ACTCTTGACACCACCACCGAGTTTCTGTTTGGAGAGTCTGCTCACTCGCTGCGCGAAGAACGATCCTCTGCAGGTGCGGAATTTGCGAAAGCCTTTGACATAGCCGGATACGTGGCTGCCATACGCTTTCGATTTGGGTTTTTGGGGAAGTTTTACCGCAGGAATGAATACATCAAATCCATTCAATTTATTCGCGCCTATACAGAGAGATTTGTACAACAGACCATCGACTACCGGGTTGCAGCCAACAGCGGTCGAGAAGTTGATCAAGATATCAAGCGGTTGACCGAAAGTCGATATGTGTTTTCCTACGAGCTGTCGAAGCAGACACTTGACAAAACCAACATATCAGATCAGCTATTGAGCATTATGTTTGCTGGTCGCGACACCACTGCTAGCCTACTAAGCATTGTATTCTTCATCTTGGCTAGAGAGCCGGATGTGTGGACCAAACTGCGAAAAGAAGTGCTCGCATTGGATGGACGAAAGCCATCATTCGACGATCTGAAATCTATGAGTTATCTGACCTGGGTTCTCAACGAGA CTCTGCGCATGTACCCACTCGTCCCCTTCAATATACGCCAGGCCAATAGAGACACTTATATTCCCGTCGGCGGGGGCCCAGATGGAAAGTCCCCCGTTCATATACCCAAGGGCCACGAGATTATCTTCAGCGTATACACAATGCACCGCAATGCAGAAATCTATGGATCTGATGCGGATGAGTTCCGACCAGAGAGATGGGAAAATATCAGGCCTGGTTGGGCGTACCTTCCTTTCAGTGGAGGTCCTCGGATTTGTATAGGCCAGCAGTTCGCGCTGACGGAGGCTGGATACACTATTACCAGGATTATGCAAAATTTCGAGAAAATTGAAACTCGAGATCCTGATCCCTGGACAGAGGATTTGCGGTCGACGTTGTCAAATGCTAATGGGACAAAGGTTGCTCTGACGCCTGTTCAGAATTGA
- a CDS encoding Major facilitator superfamily domain, general substrate transporter: MDTDAIKGATAERPQSLNTKDSEVPEEIQQDGVQIADAVTTTWTRKHLIVAYTSMWLVYFVNNLNSSLTANLSAYITSDFSEHSLLTVISVITSVMGAACLMPVAKILNIFDRTVGFVMMLVIAIMGLIMMAACNNITTYCAAQAFYTVGFTGAIFCIDVITSDTSSLRDRGLAYALTSSPSMITAFAGSPLSNQFHETNWRWAYGTICIILPIAALPLIVTWEMAKRKADKNGQLQYKERTTRTWGGAIWHYTMEFDAIGIFLMIGGTILFLTSFNIAGNTEGQWRSAKIIAMMVVGFCVLVVFVSYERWLAPKPFIPFHLITDRTVIGACLLDVTYQISYYCWASYFTSYLQVVYNTSLTQAGYISAIFDFMDPIWLIGCGFLIRATGRFKWLLCAAVPLYLLASGLMIYFRQPGHNVGYMCMCQIFLAVGGGTFILIEQVAVLAAASHEDYAAMLALLSTFGYLGGAVGSSVSGAIWTNTLPSKLRANLPADLKDQWEDIYESLDVQLSYAVGTPARIAIQDAYAFSQRNMMIAGTAVMGLSIAWVLMMKNIKVQNNKDLSKVLF; encoded by the exons ATGGATACAGACGCCATCAAAGGAGCCACGGCGGAGCGCCCGCAGTCATTGAATACAAAGGACTCGGAGGTACCAGAGGAGATTCAGCAAGATGGTGTGCAAATCGCCGACGCAGTTACAACTACGTGGACTCGCAAGCATCTGATTGTTGCTTATACTAG TATGTGGCTGGTGTATTTTGTCAACAATCTCAACAGCAGTCTCACCGCAAACCTCTCGGCTTACATTACGAGTGACTTTTCGGAACACTCGCTGTTGACCGTTATTTCAGTCATCACTAGCGTTATGGGTGCTGCTTGTTTGATGCCTGTCGCTAAAATCCTCAATATCTTTGATCGAACTGTTGGATTCGTGATGATGCTGGTGATTGCAATTATGGGGTTGATCATGATGGCTGCTTGTAACAATATCACTACCTACTGTGCTGCACAG GCGTTTTATACTGTTGGATTCACCGGTGCCATTTTCTGCATTGACGTGATCACTTCAGACACCTCCTCGCTTCGTGATCGAGGCCTTGCTTATGCCCTCACCTCTTCTCCTAGTATGATCACTGCCTTTGCGGGCTCGCCGTTGTCAAATCAATTCCATGAAACCAACTGGCGATGGGCCTACGGGACAATCTGCATCATTCTCCCTATCGCTGCGCTCCCTTTGattgtgacctgggaaaTGGCTAAACGAAAGGCCGACAAAAACGGTCAATTGCAATACAAGGAGAGGACTACACGAACCTGGGGAGGAGCCATTTGGCACTACACCATGGAATTTGATG CTATCGGAATTTTCCTTATGATAGGCGGCACAATCCTTTTCCTGACATCTTTCAATATCGCAGGCAACACCGAGGGCCAATGGCGATCGGCCAAGATCATTGCGATGATGGTTGTGGGATTCTGTGTTCTCGTGGTATTCGTCAGTTACGAGCGATGGCTGGCCCCGAAGCCTTTCATCCCTTTCCATCTGATCACCGATCGAACGGTCATTGGCGCATGTCTTTTGGATGTAACCTACCAGATTTCTTATTATTGCTGGGCCAGTTATTTCACCTCCTACCTTCAGGTCGTCTACAACACCAGTCTGACGCAGGCCGGTTATATCAGCGCCATCTTTGATTTCATGGATCCAATTTGGCTAATTGGCTGTGGCTTCCTCATCAGAGCAACTGGGCGCTTCAAGTGGCTTCTCTGTGCCGCCGTGCCCCTCTACCTCCTAGCAAGTGGTCTGATGATCTACTTCCGTCAACCGGGTCACAACGTTGGATACATGTGCATGTGCCAGATCTTCCTGGCAGTGGGTGGTGGAACCTTTATTCTGATCGAGCAAGTTGCTGTTCTTGCTGCGGCCTCGCATGAAGACTATGCTGCCATGTTGGCACTTCTCAGCACTTTCGGGTACCTGGGTGGCGCAGTGGGCAGCAGTGTTTCCGGTGCTATCTGGACAAACACCCTTCCCTCCAAGCTACGTGCGAATCTGCCAGCGGACTTGAAAGACCAGTGGGAAGACATATATGAGTCGTTGGATGTCCAACTCAGTTATGCAGTTGGCACACCTGCTCGCATTGCTATCCAGGATGCATATGCATTTAGCCAGCGAAACATGATGATTGCCGGTACCGCGGTGATGGGGCTTTCAATTGCCTGGGTGCTTATGATGAAAAACATCAAAGTTCAGAATAACAAGGATCTTTCCAAGGTCCTGTTCTAG
- a CDS encoding F-box domain, cyclin-like, with amino-acid sequence MLMQRMEKTATFGNYRYRESLGTFITQALTAILIVVSPNVVTMALTHPSGSSCNHAIDFPLAQLLRQANASPENKPFLRNLRNVYVINKNDSTWSDGRFYLPMDLSGCLRLFNNLLSIESVGADLMEEDPNGKFEFKEKCSNIRKLSIHHSSVNSLYLANLIWSCRILKEFQYSIGGRASRDGGFPIFNPKAFIKALCAHKKTLEILDIDAENEISTFEIDDEEERDQEFNHHGSPSESGIGDETYTFYKSIWTYGGSLKEFVALKRLSLGINFLLYFAAGVSGEPYQKRGELALVDCLPVGLEYLCIRGYQKGEKEEHDRQMDALMKFCKSGSSQLKEIKGIDELIPNAESVKDPDNDDHLLWSLEEIGASTSLTLRISTAENRSFG; translated from the exons ATGCTTATGCAGAGGATGGAAAAGACGGCCACGTTTGGCAACTATCG ATACCGCGAGAGCCTCGGGACATTCATCACCCAAGCCTTGACTGCAATTTTGATTGTGGTATCCCCGAATGTCGTGACAATGGCCTTGACGCATCCCTCTGGCTCGAGTTGCAACCACGCGATCGACTTCCCACTTGCGCAGCTCCTACGCCAAGCCAACGCCAGTCCTGAAAACAAGCCATTTCTTCGCAACCTCCGCAACGTTTATGTGATCAACAAAAACGATAGCACCTGGTCCGATGGTCGTTTTTATCTCCCAATGGACCTTTCTGGTTGCTTGAGGCTATTTAACAATCTCCTGTCAATTGAATCTGTCGGAGCTGATTTAATGGAGGAGGATCCGAATGGAAAATTCGAGTTCAAAGAGAAGTGTTCCAACATCAGGAAGCTTTCCATCCATCACTCGTCGGTTAATTCTCTCTACCTTGCGAATCTGATATGGTCGTGCAGGATTCTCAAGGAATTCCAGTACTCAATCGGAGGTAGAGCGAGCAGGGATGGGGGCTTTCCTATCTTCAACCCTAAAGCATTTATCAAAGCGCTTTGCGCACACAAGAAAACGCTGGAAATCCTCGATATCGATGCGGAAAATGAAATATCTACATTTGAGAtcgatgacgaagaagagagagatcaaGAATTCAATCACCACGGGAGCCCCTCTGAATCCGGTATCGGCGACGAAACTTATACATTCTACAAATCGATATGGACATACGGTGGGTCACTGAAAGAATTTGTGGCCCTGAAGCGGTTGAGCTTGGGGATAAACTTTCTGCTATACTTTGCAGCTGGTGTTAGCGGGGAACCCTACCAGAAAAGGGGAGAGCTCGCTCTGGTGGACTGTCTACCAGTCGGGCTAGAATATTTGTGTATTAGGGGATACCAGAAAGGCGAGAAGGAGGAGCATGACCGGCAAATGGATGCACTGATGAAATTTTGCAAATCTGGATCGTCCCAGCTGAAAGAAATCAAGGGAATCGATGAATTGATTCCCAATGCCGAGTCGGTTAAGGACCCAGATAACGACGATCATTTGTTGTGGTCGTTGGAGGAGATTGG TGCATCTACTTCCTTGACACTGCGCATTTCCACTGCAGAAAATCGAAGCTTTGGTTAG
- a CDS encoding F-box domain protein → MSFLSLPLEIHQRVISYLLSNRDVAALSAQCRTLHSLCDMATRKKYHRVSVSSNDEDNIEISFALLMEILKRPSLGDYVRHIECRTATSRHLDYKQVNSQRDLSNEEMTLVREAVKKGGFRNREHITVAGRQVRRGHLTPTHMENNARCR, encoded by the coding sequence ATGTCATTTCTCAGTTTGCCCCTCGAGATTCACCAGCGAGTCATCTCATACCTTCTATCAAACCGTGACGTGGCCGCCCTATCAGCACAATGTCGAACTCTCCACTCTCTATGCGACATGGCAACTCGCAAGAAGTATCACCGAGTTAGTGTCTCCTCAAATGACGAAGATAATATCGAGATTTCTTTCGCCTTGCTTATGGAAATCTTGAAACGACCTAGCCTGGGTGACTACGTGCGCCATATCGAATGCCGCACAGCAACATCCAGGCATCTGGACTACAAGCAAGTCAACTCTCAGCGGGATTTGAGCAACGAGGAAATGACTCTTGTGCGAGAAGCGGTCAAAAAGGGTGGGTTtagaaacagggaacacatcacagtggccgggcgccaggtccgccgaggtcacctcacaccaacgcacatggagaacaacgcacgctgccgatga
- a CDS encoding Pre-rRNA processing protein Rrp12, putative: MATLAEKLEKIKSPKLQNQHHTAVVLSAVEDTLRDQKADFSPTAYFAALLALLSQSLSASQGIVNKDLATSVVYLLDITTVYVPAPILCSKFSQILEGLAPALSLPEVEAPLLRPSIGCLESLLIAQDAASWNIPHTQVGPRRAMAGLLSLSVDHRPKVRKRAQEALVKVLKAPPPSPSLDHPGADMCAQSAMKTLGDSITSAHKQKKGRHDAQANSHEPLVIHSLQLIKTIASASGGWPSKKIEPLSELLMNASRSSNEYITMGAFEVFEVIFEGMADEFSSSKLPRLLDAISELKPAQNDSQLLPPWIAVLSRGYDVAAQITPEDTFEKLPDLFTLISGFMASPSSNIRVSASECLISFLHNCIPNSVIVEPSVYDEKTLEKLSRAAVDLLSVKYQAAWKEVFNVCSALFDCFKWRSSPYLVKIVSTIGELRSNGGFHGKKEADAVLGSAIEAMGPEAVLEILPLNIIEQKAGQPGRVWMLPIMRDSVTNTNLRHFRTELVPLSEALYQKVVNFGAAEKSVEVKIFETLVQQTWGTLPGYCELPLDLEEAFDQSFAELLSNVLYKQTELRVDVCRALQNLVESNQAILSVENDEDDLILQRRITKVTAQTNLTHLSSLASNLLAVLFNVYSQTLPHYRGYILQCINAYLSITPENELNDTFNRVTSMLESSLVTEQEAATKQSAQAQNSSDKMPPTSHTLIDLVIAMSIYLPRSSFSGLFAMAAAILNSSSPNPDQQLIKKAYKLIPRLGTTETGRAALQERSGELQALMLATTDTTPASGRRDRMLAITEMINHLPTSDLHFIPAILSEVVLGCKESNEKARTAAFDLLILLAKRTIDSERNPPGTVIRRSLVPGVADDSPDAPATLEEFFTMVSAGLAGSAPHMVGATVTALSRLFFDFQTQLQPEMLKELVETVELFLTSNNREIVRSVLGFVKVAVVVLPEETLRPRLNTMVPSLMAWNKEHKGRLRSKVKGIIDRLVRRFGAPLLEAIVGEEDRKLIVNIRKARERSKRKKKEGADGEDEDEEEKASKPQSGNAFDRAVYGSDSDSSDDSDDGDSDVDVDNVAQIKGRNSKKRAGQSTQYIRELSPEDNPLDLLGSNALASISTTKPSQRFLNTGPGSKRKQRSAKVDADGRLVLGDDGDVVADDVEMSGAGDGGVNAYLAAVSGPDAVRRGQRGKVKMGQSSKKNAGDSMDVDEDDLKKDLRASGSGHSSGRRGLGAPKTSGAPGGGRIEKRRNPGNAPRGGNRSGWGKKR; encoded by the exons ATGGCGACTCTGGCGGAGAAGCTTGAGAAGATTAAGTCTCCCAAGCTGCAGAACCAGCATCAC ACCGCTGTGGTGCTCTCTGCAGTTGAGGATACTCTCCGTGATCAAAAGGCAGACTTCTCACCTACCGCATATTTTGCCGCTCTTCTTGCACTGCTCTCGCAGTCACTGTCCGCCTCCCAGGGCATTGTGAACAAGGACCTAGCGACATCCGTTGTCTATCTTCTCGACATCACAACCGTTTACGTCCCCGCGCCGATCCTTTGCTCCAAATTTTCTCAGATCCTCGAAGGTCTTGCACCCGCGCTTTCTCTCCCCGAGGTCGAAGCCCCACTCCTGCGTCCTTCCATTGGCTGTCTTGAGTCCCTGCTTATTGCCCAGGATGCTGCATCATGGAATATCCCCCACACACAGGTCGGCCCGCGACGTGCGATGGCAGGTCTGCTGAGTCTCTCGGTTGACCACCGCCCCAAGGTGCGGAAGCGTGCCCAGGAGGCTCTTGTCAAGGTTCTCAAGGCGCCCCCGCCGAGCCCGTCTCTGGACCACCCAGGTGCGGATATGTGCGCTCAGTCTGCGATGAAAACTCTGGGCGACAGCATCACATCTGCTCATAAGCAAAAGAAGGGTCGTCACGATGCTCAGGCCAACAGTCACGAACCCCTTGTCATTCACTCGTTGCAGCTGATCAAAACTATTGCCTCGGCGTCAGGTGGCTGGCCGAGCAAGAAGATCGAACCGCTGAGCGAACTTCTGATGAACGCTTCCCGCTCTAGCAACGAGTACATCACCATGGGTGCCTTTGAGGTATTTGAGGTCATTTTCGAAGGAATGGCTGATGAGTTTTCGTCATCGAAGCTGCCCCGTCTTTTGGATGCTATCTCCGAACTCAAGCCTGCGCAGAACGACTCCCAGCTTCTCCCACCTTGGATTGCAGTGCTTTCCCGCGGTTACGACGTGGCCGCACAGATCACTCCCGAGGACACTTTCGAGAAGTTGCCGGATCTATTCACCTTGATTTCTGGCTTCATGGCTTCCCCTTCCAGCAACATCCGTGTTTCTGCATCTGAGTGTCTGATCTCATTCCTACACAACTGTATTCCCAACAGTGTTATTGTGGAGCCATCAGTCTATGATGAGAAGACTTTGGAGAAGTTGTCTCGTGCTGCCGTTGACCTTTTGTCAGTGAAGTACCAGGCTGCTTGGAAAGAGGTGTTCAATGTTTGCTCTGCCCTGTTCGATTGCTTCAAGTGGCGATCAAGCCCGTATCTTGTCAAGATTGTCTCCACCATCGGTGAACTGCGCAGCAATGGCGGCTTCCACGGCAAAAAGGAAGCCGATGCCGTTCTTGGTAGTGCCATCGAGGCAATGGGCCCCGAGGCAGTATTGGAAATTCTTCCCCTCAACATCATCGAACAAAAGGCTGGTCAACCCGGTCGTGTCTGGATGCTGCCCATTATGCGCGACAGCGTGACCAACACGAACCTCCGTCACTTCCGTACCGAACTTGTTCCCCTGAGTGAGGCACTTTACCAGAAGGTGGTGAACTTCGGTGCCGCCGAGAAGTCCGTGGAAGTGAAAATTTTCGAAACCCTCGTCCAACAGACTTGGGGTACCCTTCCTGGCTACTGCGAGCTGCCGCTTGATCTTGAAGAGGCTTTTGACCAGTCATTCGCTGAGCTTCTGTCTAACGTTCTGTATAAGCAGACCGAATTGCGTGTCGATGTCTGCCGTGCCTTGCAGAACCTGGTTGAGTCTAACCAGGCTATCTTGTCTGTCGAAaacgatgaggatgatctGATCTTGCAACGACGTATCACCAAGGTCACTGCACAGACGAACCTCACTCATCTCAGCAGTCTTGCGAGCAATTTGCTGGCTGTGTTGTTCAACGTTTACAGCCAGACCCTTCCCCACTACCGCGGCTACATCCTACAGTGTATCAATGCCTATTTGAGCATTACCCCCGAAAAT GAGCTAAACGATACTTTCAACCGCGTTACTTCCATGCTTGAGTCTTCTTTGGTCACCGAGCAAGAGGCAGCAACCAAGCAGAGTGCTCAGGCTCAAAACTCGTCCGACAAGATGCCACCGACCTCCCACACTTTGATTGACCTTGTCATCGCTATGTCAATCTACCTTCCTCGCTCCAGCTTCAGTGGCTTGTTTGCCATGGCGGCAGCTATCCTCAACAGCTCATCCCCCAACCCGGATCAGCAACTCATCAAGAAGGCCTACAAGTTGATTCCCCGCCTTGGAACAACTGAAACTGGCCGCGCCGCTCTCCAGGAGCGTAGTGGAGAGTTGCAGGCTCTCATGCTTGCCACCACAGATACGACCCCTGCGTCTGGCCGCCGCGACCGTATGCTCGCTATCACCGAGATGATCAACCACCTGCCTACTTCAGATCTGCACTTCATCCCGGCAATCCTGTCGGAGGTGGTTCTGGGCTGCAAGGAAAGCAACGAGAAGGCACGCACAGCGGCCTTTGACTTGCTGATTCTCTTGGCCAAGCGCACAATCGATTCAGAGCGTAACCCTCCCGGCACTGTGATCCGCAGATCGCTTGTTCCAGGCGTGGCGGATGATTCCCCCGATGCACCGGCTACCCTTGAGGAGTTCTTCACAATGGTCTCAGCCGGTCTGGCTGGCTCTGCTCCTCACATGGTGGGTGCCACCGTCACCGCGCTTTCGCGTCTGTTCTTTGACTTCCAGACCCAACTTCAGCCTGAGATGCTCAAGGAACTTGTCGAGACCGTTGAGCTCTTCCTTACCTCCAACAACCGTGAAATCGTCCGTTCTGTCCTTGGCTTCGTCAAGGTTGCAGTCGTCGTTCTCCCTGAGGAGACCCTGCGCCCCCGTCTCAACACCATGGTTCCCAGCCTCATGGCTTGGAACAAGGAGCACAAAGGCCGTCTCCGTAGCAAGGTGAAGGGCATCATCGACCGACTTGTGCGCCGATTCGGTGCTCCCCTCCTGGAGGCTATCGTTGGCGAGGAAGACCGTAAACTCATCGTCAACATCCGCAAAGCCCGTGAGCGCAgcaagcgcaagaagaaggagggtgctgatggcgaagatgaagacgaagaggagaAGGCCTCCAAGCCCCAATCTGGTAACGCCTTCGACAGGGCCGTGTACGGCTCTGACTCCGACTCCTCCGACGACTCGGACGACGGTGACAGCGATGTCGACGTCGACAACGTCGCCCAAATCAAGGGCCGTAATTCCAAGAAAAGAGCAGGCCAAAGCACCCAGTACATCCGTGAGCTGTCTCCCGAGGATAATCCCCTCGATCTGCTCGGCTCCAATGCCCTGGCCAGCATCTCCACCACCAAGCCCAGCCAGCGCTTCCTCAACACAGGCCCCGGCTCGAAGAGGAAGCAGCGCTCCGCTAAGGTCGACGCTGATGGCCGTCTTGTCCTCGGCGATGATGGTGATGTCGTCGCCGATGACGTCGAGATGTCCGGCGCAGGCGACGGTGGCGTGAACGCCTACCTCGCTGCTGTTAGTGGACCCGACGCTGTCCGTCGTGGCCAGAGAGGTAAGGTCAAGATGGGCCAGTCGTCAAAGAAGAATGCTGGCGATAGCATGGATGTCGATGAGGACGATCTGAAGAAGGACCTGCGCGCTTCTGGATCCGGTCACAGCTCTGGTCGTCGTGGTCTTGGAGCCCCCAAGACTTCTGGGGCGCCTGGCGGCGGTCGCATTGAGAAGCGTCGCAATCCTGGCAACGCTCCTCGGGGTGGCAACCGCTCGGGATGGGGCAAGAAGAGATAA
- a CDS encoding Ribonucleoprotein LSM domain, eukaryotic/archaea-type — protein sequence MERLSLNESPALAHRTPQQNQQFSQNALGPAGGPPQLPPQMFTTAAQLLDLTDKKLVLILRDGRKLIGVLRSWDQFANLVFQDTVERVYAGHLFADVPRGIFIVRGENVLLLGEVDLDREDDIPPTLTRASFEEVFELKKKEDAKRKKGDKKRYDELQALGFEPEHSGEILF from the exons ATGGAGCGCCTATCTCTAAACGAAAGCCCTGCCCTGGCCCATCGAACCCCGCAGCAAAACCAACAGTTCTCCCAGAATGCCCTTGGCCCAGCAGGCGGCCCACCGCAATTACCTCCGCAGATGTTCACGACCGCCGCACAGCTGCTCGATCTAACAGATA AGAAActcgtcctcatcctccgcGACGGCCGCAAACTCATCGGCGTCCTCCGAAGCTGGGACCAGTTCG CAAACCTTGTTTTCCAGGATACCGTAGAGCGCGTTTACGCAGGACATTTGTTCGCAGATGTCCCGCGCGGGATCTTCATCGTTCGTGGAGAGAATGTGCTCCTACTAGGTGAAGTG GACCTCGACCGCGAAGACGACATCCCACCGACGCTGACCAGAGCCTCATTTGAGGAAGTCTTCGagctgaagaagaaggaagacgCGAAGCGGAAAAAGGGCGATAAGAAGCGGTACGATGAGCTGCAGGCGCTCGGTTTCGAGCCAGAGCACAGTGGGGAGATTTTGTTCTAG
- a CDS encoding Zinc finger, C2H2 yields MSERKPTSPDDRRRGDIDQPLVSRSNRDRHRDRDHRRSSSARSVSISASSTASNSTASSRNPALSQKHPNKIRQPGVVVTAMSSSPAMPGLSSASPSPSISSVDSRLGTGLETAQGDSSTGGIYIYGDMTPLITTDSDQEPTPSRASISSWNTTAAASISSATPSIPMSLIASTEQRTYACLFHMLDCHESFDDGAEWRTHVFSHFRSHPTPPSARCPLCPNTKFVDGILDPVSSPALEDGEYARSIDDTLQAPLKDFPSAWDRMLDHVAANHYCLGQTLAGSRPDFELMRYLYGMRVITDAQFKAMQLPPAPSSPAYHRSQDGVRASIGSADEPYCAPYSKRREERMRGQHRGLGVL; encoded by the coding sequence ATGTCGGAGCGCAAGCCCACAAGCCCCGATGACCGCCGACGAGGCGACATCGATCAGCCTCTCGTTTCACGCTCGAATAGAGACCGACATAGAGATCGAGACCATCGCCGATCGTCGTCTGCTCGCAGCGTCAGCATCAGCGCGAGTTCGACTGCCAGCAACAGCACGGCCTCAAGTAGGAACCCCGCTCTGTCGCAAAAGCATCCCAATAAGATTAGGCAGCCAGGTGTCGTCGTGACTGCCATGTCGTCTTCGCCTGCCATGCCAGGCTTGTCCAGCGCATCGCCGTCACCGTCGATCTCATCTGTGGATTCTAGACTCGGTACCGGTCTTGAAACGGCACAGGGAGATAGCAGCACAGGTGGGATCTACATTTACGGTGACATGACACCTTTGATCACAACCGACAGCGACCAAGAGCCTACTCCATCGCGCGCTTCGATCTCGTCCTGGAACACGACCGCAGCAGCTTCTATCTCATCCGCGacgccatcaatacccatGTCTCTAATAGCCAGCACGGAGCAGCGCACATACGCATGCCTATTCCACATGCTGGACTGCCATGAGTCCTTCGATGACGGCGCAGAGTGGCGCACTCACGTCTTCAGCCACTTTCGCTCTCATCCGACGCCGCCGTCAGCGCGGTGTCCGCTGTGTCCGAATACTAAATTCGTCGATGGCATCTTGGACCCCGTGTCATCGCCTGCTCTCGAGGACGGCGAGTACGCCCGCTCTATCGACGACACTCTTCAAGCTCCGTTGAAAGACTTCCCCTCCGCTTGGGATCGTATGCTCGACCACGTCGCTGCGAACCACTACTGTCTTGGCCAGACACTTGCTGGGAGTCGGCCTGATTTTGAGCTTATGCGGTATCTTTATGGAATGCGGGTTATCACGGATGCGCAATTTAAGGCTATGCAGTTGCCACCTGCGCCGTCGAGTCCAGCTTATCATCGCTCGCAGGATGGTGTGAGGGCTAGTATTGGCTCTGCTGATGAGCCGTACTGTGCGCCGTATAGTAAGCGGCGGGAGGAGAGAATGAGGGGGCAACACAGGGGTCTCGGAGTGTTGTAG